Proteins co-encoded in one Stomoxys calcitrans chromosome 5, idStoCalc2.1, whole genome shotgun sequence genomic window:
- the LOC106081343 gene encoding uncharacterized protein LOC106081343 encodes MQSTSYLHYASYCGRKTFLVLILFSTLQVGVIRAELSCHYCKGINCIRTTYKGVEKCTSDVSVCATVFNGETVEAQGCLDTIEENLREKCRGSAVDHLNQCHKCNEDLCNEWAPSDFQCIQCDSKKDPNCAKHGEDLEIQPSRCPISRTPNMLCYALKDGDTITRGCSSTLQEQKTCMTSEECFVCNPLILPACNNILLKDGPPKPKPTSKPNPNAGSAISIRVEHYLILLVAYACKYF; translated from the exons AAACATTCCTGGTTTTAATCCTTTTTTCCACATTGCAAGTTGGAGTCATTAGAGCAGAATTGTCATGTCACTATTGCAAAGGTATTAACTGCATTCGAACTACATACAAAGGGGTAGAGAAGTGTACCAGTGATGTTAGTGTTTGTGCTACAGTGTTCAATGGAG AGACAGTCGAAGCCCAAGGCTGCTTGGAcacaattgaagaaaatttgagGGAAAAATGCCGTGGAAGTGCCGTCGACCATCTAAACCAATGTCACAAATGCAATGAAGATCTCTGCAATGAATGGGCCCCATCGGATTTCCAATGCATTCAATGCGACTCAAAAAAG GATCCCAACTGCGCCAAGCATGGTGAAGACTTAGAGATTCAACCTTCTCGTTGCCCCATAAGTCGCACACCCAACATGTTATGCTACGCTTTAAAAGATGGAGATACAATTACTAGGGGATGTTCTTCCACATTGCAGGAGCAGAAAACCTGTATGACTTCCGAGGAATGCTTTGTTTGTAATCCTTTAATTTTGCCTGCATGTAATAACATTCTGCTCAAGGATGGgccaccaaaaccaaaaccaacaTCAAAGCCAAATCCCAATGCTGGCTCCGCCATAAGCATCAGAGTAGAACATTATCTCATTCTGCTAGTGGCATACGCCTGCAAATACTtttaa